CTCACAGTTCCTTGAACGTTCTGCCGTAGAAGTCGAGCCAGTTCTCGCCCATGATCAGCGCGACCTCACGCTCGTCGAACCCGCGATCCCGCAGGCACGCCTCGGCGTTCGGGAACTGCGTCGGGTCGTCGAACCATCCGGATCCCTCCTGCGGCCCCGAGTTCGTCTTCGATCCGGCGCCGTACTGGATCTCGCGAGCCCAACGGCCCTGGCGCATCCACTCGAGATACGGCATGCCACCGGTCTGGTCGAAGTCGGTGCCGATCCCGACGTGCTCGATCCCCATGCGGTCGACCGTCCACGCCACGAGCTCCGACCACTTCTGCGCCGTCGTGTACTCCCCGACGAGGTTGCGGTACACGGACAGACCGATCATGCCGCCGCGATCCCGCAGCGCATCGAGCACCTCGTCCGGCTTGTTCCGCGGGTGCGCGGCGAGAGTCGAGGGGTTCGAGTGGGTGATCGCGACGGGATCGAGCGAGTGCTCGATGGCGTCGAGCGTCGTCGTGTTGCCCACGTGCGAAAGATCGATGACCATGCCGCAGCGGTTCATCTCCCGCACCACGTATTTGCCGTAGCGGGTCAGCCCGGAATCGGACGGTTCGTAGCAGGACCCTCCGATGTCGGACTGGATGTTGTAGGTGAGCTGTCCGACGCGCGTGCCCATGCGGGCGAAGAGCTCGACGTAGCCGAGGCGCCCCTGCAGGAACGACACGTTCTGGAATCCCAGCACGATCGCGCATCGACCCGAGTCGGCGATGCGACGGATGTCGGCAGCCGTGAAGGCGATCTCGACGAGATCGGCGTTGTCCTCGGCCATGTACCGCCACTTGACGAGTTGATCCATCGACTCGGTGGCGTCCTCCCAGAAGCCGACCGTCACCGTCACGCAGCCCACACCTCCCGCGGCGAGCGCTTCGAGTGCGGGGCGATGCGACGGCGTCTCTCGCTCGAGGGGTGTGCAAAGCAGGCTATCTACGTACAACATTGTGCGTTTCCTCCGGTGGAGCGTGGTGGGGTGTCTGATCCGAGGGGATCGAAGGGGTCTCAGTGGGTGTCGATGAATTCGGAGAGGCGGTGGTTGTCGAGCTCGTCCGGATCGGTGAGGAGCGACAGCTCCTCACTCGTGAACTGCTTCGTGATGCGTTCGCCCGGCTTGATCACGTCGAGGACCGTGCCCCCGGTGTGCTGCCGCGAGATCGGGCTGTCGGCATCGAGGCCGGCATTGCCCCGGTAGTAGATGTTCCAGAAGTCGCTCGACGATACCGTGAGCCCGTCGGCCATGAAGGCGTCGGTCGCAGCTCGGTACAGCGCCCGCGCCGCTTCGGGATCCCGCGCCCGACGGACCGTGCCGGTGATCGTCTCGGAGGCGGCGTCCTGGGGCTCGAGCGCGAGGTCGATGCCGTAGCGCTGCAGCTCGAGCTGCACCCCCGCCATCGCGTGATCCTCTCGAACGTTCCGCACGACGAACCGCCGCTCCCCGTCGTCGGCGTGGGCGCCGAGAAGGTTGACGAGCACGTGCCCGGTGAGGAGCAGGCTCTGCCCGCGGTTGTCCACGACGAGCGAAGTGCCGTCGATCTGGTCTGCCGGCGCCTCCCACGGCGCGGCGAGCGCGGTATCCGGGTGGATCGAGGAGATGAGCAGCTCGCCGAAACTCGTGACGACCCGGGGGTCTGCGACCAACGCGGTGACGACGAATTCCCGCGCCCCGTGCCAGGAGCCCTCGGGCAGGTTGAGCGCCTGGTACGCACGACCGGCCATGAGGCGGATCTCGCGGTACTTCATGTCGATCGTCTCGGTCGCGTGCTCGCAGGGCGGCGTGATCGGAGAGTCGATGGGGGTGAGCAGGGGCACCTTCGGCGCCGAGGCAGCGGCCGGTGCAGACACCGGATCCTCCGATGCGGACGAAGCCGACGAGACCGCGGAGGGAGCCGAGGAGCCGGCGGAGGGAGCCCGCCGGGCCGACGCGACGGGGGCCTCGTACGACCACCACCACTCCGAGGCGTCCGCGTCCGCGAGTTCGTCGCGATACGGTGCGCCCTCGAAGATGAGCCCGCGCACGTCGCGCCCGAGATGGTCCTCGGTCCGGTCGAGCCCGTGCACGAACGCATTGACGAATCGGATCACCCAGACCGGCACAAAATCGGTGTCGTGCGGGTCTGCGTGGACCAGCGCGTAGGGCCGCTCCTGGAGCGCGAGCACGAGCCGGGTGATGTACTCGAGCTCGGGCCGCTCTGCGAGCAGCGAGCCGATCGCGGAGTCCTGATCCCCGGCCTCGACCGCCGCGAGCAACGCGCGCACCTGCACCGGGTAATTCTGCACGAGTTCGTGCGCGACCGGGACCTCTTCCCGCGGGCCGGAGCGGGGCTCCTCGGCCGCGCGCGACTGGTACCACACGCGGTCGCGGAACTCGTCGCCGTTGAGCGGCAGCTCGAGCGCCCAGCGGAACCGGGTCGTGATGATCTGCGCGACCTCGGCCAGCGGCGTTGCGGGATCGAGGTCGAGCCGCTCATCGAAGTCGAGGCACTGCTCGACCGCTCGGTCGCAGAGCTCGGGGGCGAGCTCGAGCAGCAGGGCGTTGAAGGAGTGCAGGGCGTCCTTGCTCACCTGCTCCGCGGCGAGCCGGTGGATCGTGGCCAGCACCGTCTCACCGTCGCGCGGTACGATCTCACCGCGCCTCGCGGCGCGCACCTTGGCGCGGATGCGGCGGAGATCCGCGGCCATCTCCATGTTGCTCGTGAAGAAGCGGTAGCTCGTCGGGAGGAACGCCCGATACCGGATCGTCCGGTCCAGGTGCCGTTCCAGCTGCTCGAGATCCGACGCCGATCCGAGTTCGGGATCGGCGAGCACCTGCCCGAGGACGTCGAGGTAGGCGGAGATGTAGGCGTTGACGAGCACGGGACGGTTGAAGAAGAGCATCACGAGCCCGAGTGCGGAGCCGTTGCCCACGCCGATGAGCCGCTTCACCGAGGGGTCCAGGCGCACCGCGGTCTCCGGTGCATCGATGCGCGCCAGCTCCTCGACGACGTCCACCGACAGCTCGCGCATGAGGTACGCGGCCAGCATCTGCGCGTGGTACGACGTTTTGAGCGGGTGGCCGGGCCGGATCGCGGCGAACGGGATGCTACCGAAGGTGCCGTTGCCGTCGAGCCCGGTGTTGCGCATGACGTATCCGACGCGGCGCAGTTCCTTCGCGTCGGGCTGCTCTCCACGGGAGAGCGCCTCGCGCACCGAACGGAACAGTCGCAGGCTCTGATTCGAGCGGAACCAGACGAGGGTGTTCTCGGTCGCGCGACCTTCGTACAGGCGCGGAAGCTCCTCCTCGGTGGAGCGGATCTGCTCGGGCGTCGCGACGCCGTCGAGCAGCGTGCCGACCATATCCCAGCTCGTGCCGATGATCCGGCCGGTGCGGTTCTTGCCGGAGGGTTCCCTCAGGAACGCCAGGAAGGTGATCACTCCACCGGGGGTGGTCACGACGTAGCGCGCCTGTCCGACTCCGCGGGCATCGAGTTCGAAGACCTCACGATCGATCTTCCACTGCTCCCGGATCATCTTCGCCATGAAGCTCCGAGATGCGGAGAGCCGATTCGGCTGCATCGCACTGAGATTCCGCGGATCCATGACGACGTCAGGATCTGCGCTGAAACCGAACTTGTTCTCTACCACGCTACGTTGCGCCTTTCGTCAATCATTATTTGACAACAAACAATACCTGCTTGACGCATGAGCATAGCGCAGAAGTTCGGCGGGTGCCAGGGTCGAGTCGAAACCCGATACCTCACGTTCACACGCCCGCACTACGCTGGACGCATGGAAACGACGCAGGCACAGGGCCGACGGGCCGAGATCGAATGCTGGCTGACCGACATGGACGGTGTGCTCGTGCACGAGAATCGGGCGATCCCGGGCGCCGCGGAGCTGCTGCAGCACTGGCGCGACGAGGAGATCCCCTACCTCGTGCTCACGAACAACTCGATCTTCACCGCGCGTGATCTCAGCGCGCGCCTCAGCGCCTCCGGCATCGACGTGCCCGAGGACCGGATCTGGACGAGCGCCCTGGCGACCGCGGCGTTCCTCAAGCAGCAGAAGCCCGGCGGCAGCGCGTTCGTGCTGGGCGAAGCCGGGATCCTGACCGCCCTGCACGACGCGGGGTACGTGATGACGGAGACGGACCCCGACTTCGTGGTCGTCGGCGAGACGCGGCACTACTCCTTCGACGCGATCACGAAGGCGATCCGGCTCATCATCGGCGGTGCGCGCTTCATCTCGACCAACCCCGATGCGACCGGCCCGAGCCCCGAGGGGCCGCTGCCGGCGACGGGATCGATCAACGCGCTGATCACCAACGCGACCGGCAAGAAGCCCTACATCGTGGGCAAGCCGAACCCGATGATGTTCCGATCGGCGCTCAACAAGATCGGGGCGCACTCGCACAACACCGGCATGATCGGGGACCGCATGGACACCGACATCATCGCCGGCATGGAGGCGGGCCTGCACACCGTGCTCGTGATGACCGGCATCGCCGACCAGGCCGAGATCGAACGGTTCCCGTTCCGCCCCGACGAGGTGCTGGGCTCGGTCGCCGAGCTGCTGTAAGCGGGAGTCGGGCTACCGCCGGCTGCTTTTGGCCGCCGCCGCCGCGGACTACTTCTTCCCGCCGCTGCGCAGGGTGCGCACCAGCATCTGCACCAGGATGATGGCGAGCAGGATCGAGAACGCGACGTTCGACCAGAACGGCGGGATGTGCGTGGCGATGATCGCGCCGACCGGCGACAGCAGGCTGGCCGCGATACCGAGGATCGCAGCGGCCCGCAGATCGACGTTGCGCCGGCGCGAGTTGCCGATCGTGCCCGAGATGGATCCCGGGATCATCACGAACAGCGACGTACCCTTCGCGACCAGGTCGCTCGCGCCGAAGAAGAACATCAGGATCGGCACCACGACCACCCCGCCGCCGACGCCGAGCAGGCCGGAGAGAATGCCCGTGACGAGCCCCGTGACCACGAGCAGCGCGCCGACGAGCACGTTCATCTCGATGACGTCGTCGCGCTGCGCGACCACGAACCAGAGGCTGATGATCACACCCACGAGGAACGCCATGAACATCCAGCGCAGGAAGAGGGTCGGCACGCGCGAGAGCAGGTAGCTGCCGATCTGCGCACCGATCACGATGCCGACCGCGAGCGCCGCGACGGCGATCCAGTCGATGTGCCCCTGGATCGCGTAGGTGACGCCGCCGACGATCGCGGCCGGCAGGATCGCCGCAACCGAGGTGCCCGCGGCGAGCCGCTGCTGGAACCCCAGCAGGAGCACCAGCATCGGCACGAGGATCACCCCGCCGCCGATGCCGAAGAGGCCGGAGAGCATGCCGGTGAGAGCGCCGAGCAGTGCGAGCGGGAGAATGCCCGGGCGGGAGGTCTGGTTCATCGAGATCGTGTGTCCTTGCAGAGGGTGGGAAATGGTGGCGGGGCTCGGTGCGCTAGCCGGAGCCCACCACCAGCGCGGATCCGTCGGAGCGGGGATCGCTCGCCGCCGTGTAGCCGTCGAGCACGACGCGGATCAGGTTCGAGTGCCCGAGGTCTTCGGTGTACCGCGGCACGATCTCGACCGAGAACCCCGCGGCCTCGATCGCGTCCCGGGCAATCTGGGGCACGTCCGCCTCGGCGGTCACCGTGACCGGTCCGCTCCCCGTGTCCTCGTTCACGATCCACCGCGGCGCGTGCGTGGCGTCGTGCGGCGTGGCTCCCGCGAGCGAGCGGAGCAGCAGCTGGGTGTGGATCTGCGGCTGCGCCGCGCCGCCCATCGTTGCCGGCACCCAGGCGACGTCATGGCCGTCCAGGATCAGCACGGGCATGAGCGTGTGCCTCGGTCGTTTGCCCGGTGCGAATGCGTTGGGCGAGGCCGGATCGAGCGAGAACGAGGTGCCGCGGTTCTGGAAGATGATGCCCGACTCGGGCTCCAGGATGTGCGATCCGAAGTCCCAGTAGACCGAGTTCACGAAGGAGACGGCCCAGCCGTCGGCACTGATGGCGCTGAACCCCACGGTGTCGCCGCTGGCCTTCGGAGCTCCCGCGCGCGGGTCGATCGGGTCGGGCAGCGCCACGAGCTCCTCACCGCTCAGGCCGCCGAAGGCGGGATCCGCCAGCTCCGCGGCGCGCACGGCGTTGCTGGCGCGGAAGGCCGCGGCGAGCGCGCCGGCGCCCGCGCCCAGCGGGTCGTCGATGCCCGCCGCGACGGCGTTGAGCGCGCGCAGCAGCATGAATCCGGAGGTGTTCGGGGGCCCGGTGAGGATCCGGAGGCCGGCGAACTCGCCGACCAGCGGCGCACCCCAGACCGGCCGGTAGGCGACGGTGTCGTCGCGGGTGATCCTCGACCCGAGGGCGGCGAGTCCAGCAATCCACCGGTCCGCCAACTCACCCGCGTAGAACTCGTCGGCGCCGCGCTCCGCGAGCAGCCGGAGCGACCGGGCGAGGGCGGGCTGGCGCAGTTCGGCCCCCTCGGCGAGCGGGGTGCCTCCGGGGTAGAAGACGTCGCGCGCGCCGGGATCCTGCGCCAGCGACGGCTCGGCCTCGACGAGTGCGGCGGCCACGGAGCGCGAGTTCGGGAATCCCTCCTCGGCCAGTCGGATCGCGGGTGCGAGATGCTCGGCCCAGCTGCGGGTCGCCGCGAACTCGTGGAGCGCCTGCCAGCCGCGCACGCCACCGGGAACCGTGACCGTGTCGATGCCCCGCAGCGGAAGGGTGTCGCCGTGCCGCTCGCGCAGTACGTCGAGCGACTGACCCGACGGTGCCGTGCCGGTCGCGTTGAGGAACCGGACCTCGCCGTCGGGGCTGCGCACCAGGGCGACCAGGTCTCCGCCGAGCGCCACGTTGTTGGGATAGACGACGCAGAGTGTCGCGGCGGCGGCGAGGGCCGCGTCGACGGCGTTGCCGCCCGCCTCGAGCACCGCTGCTCCCGCCTCGGTCGCGAGGTGGTGCGAGGTGGCGATGGCGCCGCGGGAGTTGGGCTGGGCGCTCACGCGTCAGACTCCGATCCATCTGCGCCCGCGGTGCGCGCGATCTGACCGCTGATGTCGAGCACGTGCGCGCGCGCCTCGTCCTCCGCGAGGGACGCGTTTCCTGCGGCGATCGCCTCGAAAATTCTGCGATGGGCAACGCTCGAGGCCTGACGGCGTGACCTCGTCTGATACCGACTCGCCCTGCTCGGGGCGATCTGCTGCGCGATCTGCTCGTTGATGAGAGCGAGCAGTGGATTGTGCGCATACTGAGCGATCGCTTGGTGGAACG
Above is a genomic segment from Leucobacter rhizosphaerae containing:
- a CDS encoding dipeptidase encodes the protein MLYVDSLLCTPLERETPSHRPALEALAAGGVGCVTVTVGFWEDATESMDQLVKWRYMAEDNADLVEIAFTAADIRRIADSGRCAIVLGFQNVSFLQGRLGYVELFARMGTRVGQLTYNIQSDIGGSCYEPSDSGLTRYGKYVVREMNRCGMVIDLSHVGNTTTLDAIEHSLDPVAITHSNPSTLAAHPRNKPDEVLDALRDRGGMIGLSVYRNLVGEYTTAQKWSELVAWTVDRMGIEHVGIGTDFDQTGGMPYLEWMRQGRWAREIQYGAGSKTNSGPQEGSGWFDDPTQFPNAEACLRDRGFDEREVALIMGENWLDFYGRTFKEL
- a CDS encoding HAD-IIA family hydrolase; this translates as METTQAQGRRAEIECWLTDMDGVLVHENRAIPGAAELLQHWRDEEIPYLVLTNNSIFTARDLSARLSASGIDVPEDRIWTSALATAAFLKQQKPGGSAFVLGEAGILTALHDAGYVMTETDPDFVVVGETRHYSFDAITKAIRLIIGGARFISTNPDATGPSPEGPLPATGSINALITNATGKKPYIVGKPNPMMFRSALNKIGAHSHNTGMIGDRMDTDIIAGMEAGLHTVLVMTGIADQAEIERFPFRPDEVLGSVAELL
- a CDS encoding sulfite exporter TauE/SafE family protein; protein product: MNQTSRPGILPLALLGALTGMLSGLFGIGGGVILVPMLVLLLGFQQRLAAGTSVAAILPAAIVGGVTYAIQGHIDWIAVAALAVGIVIGAQIGSYLLSRVPTLFLRWMFMAFLVGVIISLWFVVAQRDDVIEMNVLVGALLVVTGLVTGILSGLLGVGGGVVVVPILMFFFGASDLVAKGTSLFVMIPGSISGTIGNSRRRNVDLRAAAILGIAASLLSPVGAIIATHIPPFWSNVAFSILLAIILVQMLVRTLRSGGKK
- a CDS encoding gamma-glutamyltransferase family protein, translating into MSAQPNSRGAIATSHHLATEAGAAVLEAGGNAVDAALAAAATLCVVYPNNVALGGDLVALVRSPDGEVRFLNATGTAPSGQSLDVLRERHGDTLPLRGIDTVTVPGGVRGWQALHEFAATRSWAEHLAPAIRLAEEGFPNSRSVAAALVEAEPSLAQDPGARDVFYPGGTPLAEGAELRQPALARSLRLLAERGADEFYAGELADRWIAGLAALGSRITRDDTVAYRPVWGAPLVGEFAGLRILTGPPNTSGFMLLRALNAVAAGIDDPLGAGAGALAAAFRASNAVRAAELADPAFGGLSGEELVALPDPIDPRAGAPKASGDTVGFSAISADGWAVSFVNSVYWDFGSHILEPESGIIFQNRGTSFSLDPASPNAFAPGKRPRHTLMPVLILDGHDVAWVPATMGGAAQPQIHTQLLLRSLAGATPHDATHAPRWIVNEDTGSGPVTVTAEADVPQIARDAIEAAGFSVEIVPRYTEDLGHSNLIRVVLDGYTAASDPRSDGSALVVGSG